A portion of the Aphelocoma coerulescens isolate FSJ_1873_10779 chromosome 11, UR_Acoe_1.0, whole genome shotgun sequence genome contains these proteins:
- the RPL13 gene encoding large ribosomal subunit protein eL13: MAPSRNGMILKPHFHKDWQRRVATWFNQPARKLRRRKARQAKARRIAPRPVAGPIRPIVRCPTIRYHKKVRAGRGFSLEELKLAGINKKFARTIGISVDPRRRNKSTESLQANVQRLKEYHSKLILFPRKPAMPKKGDSSPEELKMATQLTGPVMPIKNVFKREKARVISEDEKNFKAFASLRMARANARLFGIRAKRAKEAAEQDVEKKK; encoded by the exons ATGGCGCCCAGCCGCAATGGGATGATCCTGAAGCCCCACTTCCACAAGGACTGGCAGCGCCGGGTCGCCACCTGGTTCAACCAACCCGCCCGCAAGCTCCGCAG GAGGAAGGCTCGCCAGGCCAAGGCTCGCCGCATCGCCCCTCGCCCCGTGGCTGGGCCCATCCGGCCCATCGTGAGGTGCCCTACGATCAGATACCACAAAAAAGTTCGTGCTGGTAGAGgcttcagcctggaggagcttAAA ctCGCTGGCATCAACAAGAAGTTTGCCCGGACTATCGGAATCTCCGTGGATCCCCGGAGACGGAACAAGTCCACCGAGTCCCTGCAGGCCAACGTGCAGAGGCTGAAGGAGTACCACTCCAAGCTCATCCTCTTCCCGAGGAAGCCAGCCATGCCCAAGAAGGGAGACAGCTCT CCAGAGGAACTCAAGATGGCCACTCAGCTCACAGGACCCGTTATGCCCATCAAGAAC GTTTTCAAGCGGGAGAAGGCGCGTGTCATCTCGGAAGACGAGAAGAACTTCAAGGCCTTTGCCAGCCTTCGCATGGCCCGGGCCAATGCCCGCCTCTTTGGCATCCGCGCCAAGCGCGCCAAGGAAGCAGCGGAGCAGGAcgtggagaaaaagaaatga